A genomic stretch from Kribbella jejuensis includes:
- a CDS encoding response regulator, with product MIKVLVVDDDFMVARIHRGFVDRVDGFEVVGTANSGDQAVAALESLGPDLVLLDLYLPDVFGLDLIARLRAVRPSVDILVITAAREADAVRGAVRQGVVNYLLKPFGFEDLRVRLQEYARRRASVPDQVTSQADVDRVLAPARPAVNRLPKGLSQETTDLVTTALRNTPDNLSAAECAELVGISRVSARRYLEFLTTQGQAEVTLRYGTTGRPERRYTWRP from the coding sequence ATGATCAAGGTCCTGGTCGTCGACGACGACTTCATGGTGGCGCGCATCCACCGCGGTTTCGTCGACCGCGTGGATGGCTTCGAGGTCGTCGGTACGGCGAACTCCGGCGACCAGGCCGTCGCCGCTCTGGAGTCGCTGGGACCTGATCTCGTGCTGCTCGACCTCTATCTGCCGGACGTCTTCGGGTTGGACCTGATCGCCCGGCTGCGCGCCGTACGACCATCGGTCGACATCCTCGTCATCACGGCCGCTCGGGAGGCGGATGCCGTGCGGGGTGCGGTGCGGCAGGGTGTCGTGAACTATCTGCTGAAACCGTTTGGTTTCGAGGATCTGCGGGTGCGGCTGCAGGAGTACGCCCGCCGCCGAGCCAGCGTCCCCGACCAGGTCACCAGCCAGGCCGACGTCGACCGCGTCCTCGCGCCCGCTCGCCCCGCAGTCAACCGCTTGCCGAAAGGCCTGTCGCAAGAGACCACCGACCTGGTCACCACGGCCCTGCGCAACACTCCCGACAACCTGTCGGCCGCCGAATGCGCAGAACTCGTGGGCATCTCCCGGGTGAGCGCCCGCCGCTACCTCGAATTCCTCACCACCCAAGGCCAAGCCGAAGTAACCCTCCGCTACGGCACCACCGGCCGCCCCGAACGCCGCTACACCTGGCGACCGTAG
- a CDS encoding GlxA family transcriptional regulator has protein sequence MSAPRTIVFVVFQGMRISELAGPLDVFGLLNDLASRPAQQLPEELRWDAPAAEGDPDTPPYRLLIASPRGCPITVDGGLTLAVGHSLQDIAAGDDFDTMVVVGGDVFGPGAADVVPELPALARKARRVTSVCAGALLLASAGLLDGYRATTHWASTGILAERFPCVTVEPDRIYVRDRNRWTSAGMSAGVDLALALVEDDHGREVTAMIARAYVVFSRRPGGQAQFSAQLRARTAKTPTIRDVQQWLPDHLGEDLAVATLARRTAMSERAFARAFRAETGVTPAAFIEDLRVEAARRLLESTQLTVGAIARQIGYRHGETLHRVFARRLGTTPERYRQHFTILDTG, from the coding sequence GTGTCGGCGCCTCGCACCATCGTCTTCGTCGTCTTCCAAGGCATGCGGATCTCCGAACTGGCCGGTCCGCTCGATGTGTTCGGGCTGCTGAACGACCTCGCCTCGCGGCCGGCCCAGCAACTGCCCGAGGAGCTCCGATGGGACGCTCCCGCGGCGGAGGGTGACCCGGACACACCGCCGTACCGCTTGCTGATCGCCTCGCCTCGGGGCTGTCCGATCACGGTCGACGGTGGCCTGACGCTGGCGGTCGGCCATTCGCTGCAGGACATTGCCGCGGGCGACGACTTCGACACCATGGTCGTCGTCGGTGGCGATGTCTTCGGTCCTGGCGCCGCCGACGTCGTACCGGAGTTGCCGGCGCTGGCCCGCAAGGCGCGCCGGGTGACGTCGGTCTGCGCCGGCGCGCTGCTGCTGGCGTCGGCCGGGCTGTTGGACGGCTACCGGGCGACCACCCACTGGGCCTCCACCGGCATCCTCGCCGAGCGCTTTCCGTGCGTCACGGTCGAGCCGGACCGGATCTACGTCCGCGATCGCAACCGCTGGACGTCGGCCGGGATGTCGGCCGGCGTCGATCTGGCGCTGGCGCTGGTCGAGGACGATCACGGCCGCGAAGTGACGGCGATGATCGCGCGGGCGTACGTGGTCTTCAGCCGGCGGCCCGGCGGCCAGGCGCAGTTCAGTGCCCAACTGCGCGCCCGAACGGCCAAGACGCCCACCATCCGCGACGTTCAGCAGTGGCTGCCCGACCATCTCGGCGAGGACCTCGCGGTCGCCACGCTCGCGCGCCGTACCGCGATGAGCGAACGCGCTTTCGCGCGCGCCTTCCGCGCCGAGACCGGCGTCACGCCGGCCGCGTTCATCGAGGATCTCCGCGTCGAGGCGGCGCGCCGGCTACTGGAATCCACCCAGCTCACCGTCGGAGCAATCGCCCGCCAGATCGGCTACCGCCACGGCGAAACCCTGCACCGCGTCTTCGCCCGCCGCCTGGGCACCACCCCAGAACGCTACCGCCAACACTTCACAATCCTCGACACCGGCTGA